A genome region from Thalassotalea euphylliae includes the following:
- a CDS encoding SoxR reducing system RseC family protein, which produces MDEKATIVEVSNHSVVVESQVKSTCNQCQQVDNCGSGLVAKALPQQKLRVEIVTQEQFTVGEQVIISIPEQAMLAVAWQVYLWPVIGLMLGAGLGQVLLLNGILSHELPTIMMGFVGGYAGFKWAKARLDNNPKQQALVPTIKQRLIPTLATPIS; this is translated from the coding sequence ATGGATGAAAAAGCGACCATTGTTGAAGTTAGCAACCACAGTGTGGTGGTTGAAAGCCAAGTTAAGTCCACCTGCAACCAGTGCCAACAGGTGGACAACTGTGGCAGCGGGCTTGTCGCTAAAGCTTTACCGCAACAAAAACTGCGCGTGGAAATTGTTACGCAAGAACAGTTCACCGTTGGTGAGCAAGTGATTATCAGCATCCCTGAGCAAGCCATGCTAGCGGTTGCTTGGCAAGTTTATTTATGGCCTGTTATCGGTTTAATGCTCGGCGCTGGCCTAGGCCAAGTATTGTTACTTAACGGCATACTAAGCCATGAATTGCCAACCATTATGATGGGGTTTGTTGGCGGTTATGCGGGGTTTAAATGGGCAAAAGCCAGATTGGATAACAACCCGAAACAACAAGCGCTAGTGCCAACGATTAAACAACGTTTAATTCCTACTTTAGCCACACCAATTTCATAG
- the nadB gene encoding L-aspartate oxidase, with translation MSKQHNCDVLIIGSGAAGLTLALHLAKNADVIVLSKGPINEGSTYYAQGGIAAVFDENDSIDSHVQDTLIAGAGICEEDVVRFTAENAKACLEWLIEQGVEFDQEESESGDAKYHLTREGGHSHRRILHSADATGQAVQETLSTRIKQHNRIRVFERYNAIDLINNSDEGAEKACIGAYIWNRNSEKVETIHARKTILATGGASKVYQYTSNPDVASGDGVAMAWRAGCRVANMEFNQFHPTCLYHPDAGTFLLTEALRGEGAILRRPNGSRFMPEFDERAELAPRDIVARAIDYEMKRLGADCMFLDISHKPAEFIKQHFPTIYQKTMSLGIDMTKQPIPVVPAAHYTCGGVMIDKNGRTDVENLYAIGEVAYTGLHGANRMASNSLLECLVFARAAASDIANHLRTPQKYLKLPKWDESRVTDSDEEVVIQHNWHELRLFMWDYVGIVRTTKRLERALHRVELLQREIDEYYQNFRVSNNLLELRNLVQVAELIIKSALLRKESRGLHYTLDFPDLAPSSGNTILSPNQLSEV, from the coding sequence ATGAGCAAACAGCACAATTGTGACGTGTTAATTATTGGCAGCGGTGCAGCAGGTTTAACCTTAGCCCTGCATTTAGCGAAAAACGCCGATGTTATTGTATTAAGTAAAGGGCCAATTAATGAGGGCTCAACTTATTACGCACAAGGCGGTATCGCTGCTGTTTTTGATGAAAACGATAGTATTGACTCTCATGTGCAAGACACACTGATTGCCGGTGCTGGCATTTGTGAAGAAGATGTTGTGCGCTTTACCGCAGAAAATGCCAAAGCCTGTTTGGAATGGCTGATTGAACAAGGGGTAGAGTTTGACCAAGAAGAAAGTGAAAGTGGCGACGCGAAATATCACTTAACCCGCGAAGGCGGCCACAGTCACCGCCGCATTCTGCATTCTGCTGACGCAACCGGTCAAGCGGTGCAAGAAACCTTGTCAACGCGCATTAAACAACACAATCGTATTCGCGTGTTTGAACGTTACAACGCAATTGATTTAATTAATAACTCAGACGAAGGTGCTGAAAAAGCCTGTATTGGTGCCTATATTTGGAACCGCAATAGTGAAAAGGTAGAAACTATTCACGCTCGTAAAACCATCTTAGCAACAGGCGGCGCCAGCAAGGTATACCAATATACCTCAAACCCTGATGTCGCCAGCGGTGACGGTGTTGCGATGGCATGGCGCGCGGGCTGTCGCGTGGCCAATATGGAGTTTAATCAGTTCCACCCAACCTGCTTGTATCACCCTGATGCTGGCACTTTCTTGCTAACTGAGGCATTACGCGGTGAAGGTGCAATTTTGCGTCGCCCCAACGGCAGTCGCTTTATGCCAGAGTTTGATGAACGTGCAGAATTAGCCCCACGCGATATTGTTGCTCGTGCTATTGATTACGAGATGAAGCGTCTAGGCGCCGATTGCATGTTCCTTGATATTAGCCACAAGCCAGCAGAGTTTATCAAGCAGCATTTCCCAACGATTTATCAAAAAACCATGTCGCTTGGTATTGATATGACCAAACAACCTATTCCTGTCGTACCAGCCGCACACTATACCTGTGGTGGTGTGATGATTGACAAGAATGGCCGAACTGATGTTGAGAACTTGTATGCCATCGGTGAAGTGGCTTATACCGGTTTACATGGCGCTAATCGTATGGCGAGTAATTCACTCTTAGAGTGTTTAGTATTCGCTCGTGCGGCAGCAAGCGATATTGCTAACCATTTAAGAACCCCGCAAAAGTACCTAAAACTGCCAAAGTGGGATGAAAGCCGTGTTACGGATTCAGACGAAGAAGTGGTAATTCAGCATAACTGGCACGAACTGCGTTTATTTATGTGGGACTATGTGGGCATTGTGCGCACGACGAAACGTTTAGAGCGTGCATTGCATCGCGTTGAGCTGCTGCAACGTGAAATTGACGAGTACTATCAAAACTTCCGTGTCAGCAACAACTTGTTAGAGCTCAGAAACTTAGTGCAAGTTGCTGAACTAATTATTAAAAGCGCATTGCTTCGCAAAGAAAGTCGTGGTTTGCACTACACGCTCGACTTCCCTGACTTAGCGCCGTCTTCTGGCAATACAATATTGTCACCGAATCAATTAAGCGAAGTTTAA
- a CDS encoding FKBP-type peptidyl-prolyl cis-trans isomerase, giving the protein MKISNNAVVKLHYAVSDSEGTLIDSSYDHEPLNIIQGTGYLIPGLEQALDGREAGDTFEVDVAADLAYGERFDEYVQTVPKAVMEGVDDLQVGMQLRATTDEGEQTVIVVEVTDEEITVDGNHPLAGIDLHFDVEILEVREATAQELEHGHVHSEKSEEDGCGDSCGCDN; this is encoded by the coding sequence ATGAAAATTTCAAACAATGCAGTTGTTAAACTTCACTACGCAGTATCAGACAGTGAAGGTACACTAATCGACAGCTCTTACGACCACGAACCACTTAATATTATCCAAGGCACTGGCTACTTAATTCCCGGTCTTGAGCAGGCACTTGATGGCCGCGAAGCTGGTGACACATTTGAAGTAGATGTGGCAGCAGATCTTGCTTACGGTGAGCGTTTTGACGAATACGTACAAACTGTACCCAAAGCCGTGATGGAAGGTGTGGATGACTTACAAGTTGGCATGCAACTGCGCGCAACTACGGATGAAGGTGAGCAAACGGTTATCGTGGTAGAGGTTACTGACGAAGAAATTACCGTTGATGGTAACCACCCGCTAGCAGGCATTGATTTACACTTCGACGTAGAAATTCTAGAAGTACGTGAAGCGACTGCACAAGAGCTAGAACACGGCCATGTACATAGCGAGAAAAGCGAAGAAGACGGCTGTGGTGACAGTTGCGGATGTGATAACTAA
- a CDS encoding MucB/RseB C-terminal domain-containing protein — MKLISSMALLLSVSFSAVAMESEQAQSWLKRLSDSLNNLNFTTSFVVVKNNQAEPYHWFHGISGDDKQLEILSLLNGPRRDVLRRGDIVSYIEPELPPYSVAASHISGPIPAIFSQDVSRLEDNYEFISVGRSRVLGKPAQLIRIVARDGHRLGHWLWLDMDTGLPLKMALITRKGQLLEQIQFTHLEITEQPSESLKQLESAELPQVLALPDSQTQAFAWQVNWLPAGFERVSANRHRIANTKQPVEFMLFNDGLVDISVYVNPSQEKQRAVEFVMNGATVILNQITNGIEVSVVGKIPSATAKAIADSVTLNGSNQTDAGAQ, encoded by the coding sequence ATGAAATTAATTAGTAGTATGGCACTGCTGTTAAGCGTTAGCTTTTCAGCAGTGGCAATGGAAAGTGAACAGGCACAGTCTTGGTTAAAGCGACTTTCCGATTCACTGAACAACCTCAATTTCACCACGTCATTTGTTGTCGTTAAAAATAACCAAGCTGAGCCTTACCACTGGTTTCACGGTATTAGCGGTGATGACAAGCAATTAGAAATATTATCACTGCTTAATGGTCCTCGTCGTGACGTGCTTCGCCGCGGAGATATTGTTAGCTACATCGAGCCAGAACTCCCTCCGTATTCGGTTGCTGCAAGTCATATTAGTGGGCCTATTCCAGCGATTTTTAGCCAAGATGTGTCTCGCCTTGAAGACAACTATGAGTTTATTTCTGTTGGACGTAGCCGTGTTTTGGGTAAGCCTGCTCAACTTATTCGAATAGTTGCCAGAGATGGTCATAGATTAGGGCACTGGCTGTGGCTAGATATGGACACTGGCTTGCCACTAAAAATGGCATTGATTACTCGCAAGGGCCAATTGTTAGAGCAAATTCAATTTACTCATCTTGAAATCACAGAACAGCCCTCAGAAAGCTTAAAACAGCTAGAAAGCGCAGAGTTACCGCAAGTGCTGGCATTACCCGATAGCCAAACTCAAGCATTTGCTTGGCAAGTAAACTGGTTGCCTGCTGGCTTTGAGCGAGTCAGTGCTAATCGCCATCGCATCGCTAACACAAAACAGCCAGTTGAATTTATGCTATTTAATGACGGATTAGTGGATATTTCTGTTTACGTGAACCCAAGTCAGGAAAAGCAACGAGCTGTTGAGTTTGTCATGAATGGTGCAACTGTCATCTTAAACCAGATAACGAATGGTATTGAGGTCAGTGTTGTTGGTAAAATACCATCGGCAACGGCTAAAGCAATTGCTGATTCTGTTACACTGAATGGCTCAAATCAAACAGATGCAGGTGCTCAGTAG
- a CDS encoding FAD assembly factor SdhE: protein MSLAKNKARLKWACRRGMLELDVLFMPFVENAYDDLTEEHKREFERLLECDDPELFAWFMGHEECEDPALKEIVQIILNRIKV, encoded by the coding sequence ATGTCGTTAGCTAAAAATAAAGCGCGCCTGAAATGGGCATGTCGTCGTGGTATGTTAGAGCTTGACGTACTGTTTATGCCATTTGTCGAAAACGCTTATGACGACTTAACTGAAGAACACAAGCGAGAGTTTGAGCGTTTGCTAGAATGCGACGACCCTGAGCTATTTGCTTGGTTTATGGGACACGAGGAATGTGAAGACCCAGCACTTAAGGAAATCGTGCAAATTATTCTTAACCGCATCAAAGTGTGA
- a CDS encoding sigma-E factor negative regulatory protein, giving the protein MSDNKFETVSGIIDSYQQDVEKLDSVLADSEAAKRWENYHLIGDVLRDETPKSVPFDLSAQIAAAIAGEPTVLAPKRRTFISAAKAKVVQFGKPFGQVAIAASAAGLMILGVQQTNVADNEVITPAQQVIQTTPFVGVADPVSLNYQTPDRAAQKQAYLEQQRRFQALLADHQQQVKLSAVTKGTAVKATELESDNAADITSENKAENTPQ; this is encoded by the coding sequence ATGAGTGATAATAAGTTTGAAACCGTCTCAGGTATTATCGACAGTTACCAGCAAGACGTTGAAAAACTTGATAGTGTATTGGCCGATAGCGAAGCGGCTAAGCGCTGGGAAAACTATCATCTGATCGGTGATGTGTTAAGAGATGAAACACCAAAATCCGTGCCGTTTGATTTATCTGCACAAATCGCGGCAGCGATTGCCGGCGAGCCAACAGTATTAGCACCTAAACGTCGTACCTTTATTAGTGCAGCAAAAGCGAAAGTGGTTCAATTTGGTAAGCCATTTGGGCAAGTAGCGATTGCGGCGTCTGCTGCGGGTTTAATGATTTTAGGTGTTCAGCAAACAAACGTGGCTGACAATGAAGTGATTACACCTGCCCAGCAAGTGATTCAAACAACACCGTTTGTGGGGGTTGCTGACCCTGTTAGTTTGAACTACCAAACCCCAGATCGCGCTGCACAAAAACAAGCATATTTGGAACAACAGCGCCGTTTCCAAGCACTTTTAGCAGATCACCAGCAGCAAGTTAAGCTTAGTGCCGTCACTAAAGGCACAGCAGTTAAAGCAACTGAATTAGAAAGTGACAATGCGGCAGATATTACGTCAGAGAATAAGGCTGAAAATACTCCTCAATGA
- a CDS encoding energy transducer TonB gives MNKRYSFIFLILAHFPFSSGAIAKLPPETSLQEQSSHEATRTKQILSTEITQIIDAKAKLRVPPKFPISEAKKGIDGWVRLSFIVEPDGSTSNVVILESTGRKSFEREALKALKQWQYEPAMEGGKPIQQCKNSVQIDFKMAREQEGVSRRFLSLYRKLEKAFNKNIQEDITELIDKLESYEVKTLRESFYKYQLMTRYAKHQQNKRKELNYLNKTFQFSGVGGFFDHKRAVQSDTVYAVGVKVKQGESADEAISASTQRHYKFLDAALFPVLHDKLLLELDFGRVGDALDTVDKLLLLSSAKPNWPAYQQQKQTLIDFIASDTPIVTQGFIGKRDFWQHTLIRNEFQLADVSGELHKLDIRCRNKRHVYTVNEQSIWKIPQSWQGCNVLVYGDNKASFKLVELNPSNTAKQLKSAMAEKPRLQG, from the coding sequence ATGAACAAGCGTTACTCATTTATATTTTTAATTCTCGCCCACTTTCCTTTTAGTTCTGGAGCTATTGCTAAGCTGCCACCTGAAACGTCGCTACAAGAACAGTCTAGTCATGAAGCTACCAGAACTAAGCAAATTTTATCTACTGAAATAACGCAGATTATTGATGCTAAAGCTAAGCTTCGCGTGCCGCCAAAGTTTCCAATTAGTGAGGCTAAAAAGGGGATAGATGGTTGGGTAAGACTGAGCTTTATTGTCGAGCCTGACGGTTCAACTAGTAATGTTGTTATTTTGGAATCTACAGGGCGTAAGAGTTTTGAACGAGAAGCGTTAAAAGCACTTAAACAATGGCAATATGAGCCTGCAATGGAAGGTGGTAAGCCGATCCAACAGTGTAAAAATAGTGTTCAAATTGACTTTAAAATGGCCCGTGAGCAAGAAGGCGTTTCAAGACGTTTTCTCAGCTTATATCGTAAGCTTGAAAAAGCCTTTAATAAAAATATTCAGGAAGATATCACTGAGCTAATTGATAAGCTTGAAAGCTATGAGGTAAAAACGCTACGCGAGTCATTTTATAAATATCAGTTAATGACACGCTATGCAAAGCACCAGCAAAATAAGCGAAAAGAGCTTAATTACCTTAACAAAACATTTCAATTCTCTGGCGTTGGCGGCTTCTTTGACCATAAACGCGCAGTACAAAGTGATACTGTCTATGCTGTTGGCGTCAAAGTGAAACAGGGTGAATCTGCAGACGAAGCTATTTCAGCGAGCACGCAACGACACTATAAGTTTCTTGATGCAGCATTATTTCCAGTGTTACATGACAAGCTTTTATTAGAACTCGACTTTGGCCGTGTCGGCGATGCGTTAGATACCGTTGATAAGCTTTTGTTACTGTCCTCTGCCAAACCTAACTGGCCGGCATACCAACAGCAAAAACAAACGCTTATTGATTTTATTGCCAGTGATACGCCAATAGTTACCCAAGGTTTTATCGGGAAAAGAGACTTTTGGCAGCACACCTTAATTCGCAATGAGTTCCAACTTGCCGATGTCTCAGGGGAGCTGCACAAATTGGACATTCGTTGTCGTAATAAACGCCACGTTTACACTGTTAATGAGCAATCTATTTGGAAAATTCCGCAGAGCTGGCAAGGCTGTAATGTCCTTGTTTATGGTGATAACAAAGCGAGCTTCAAATTAGTTGAACTAAATCCAAGCAATACAGCTAAGCAGCTAAAAAGTGCGATGGCAGAAAAGCCAAGATTACAGGGTTAA
- a CDS encoding YkvA family protein — translation MAFEVKFELKDSDLAHFREVMKKAIDGASHLSEEDILAKAKELSASVQADVPEFVADRLRKLEVLVTMVEDAQWKLDGEERANVLSALAYFSDPEDLVPDHIPALGFLDDAIMIELVVEDLQDDIEAFEEFCAYREREQGRAGDKEITTEDWLDSKRRELHSRMRNRRSSRRSGRSGFRSIF, via the coding sequence ATGGCATTTGAGGTAAAGTTTGAATTAAAAGATTCAGATTTAGCGCATTTTCGCGAAGTAATGAAAAAAGCGATTGACGGTGCATCGCACTTAAGTGAAGAAGATATTCTGGCGAAGGCCAAAGAACTTAGTGCGAGCGTGCAAGCAGATGTGCCAGAGTTCGTCGCCGACCGTTTACGTAAGCTCGAAGTTTTAGTCACCATGGTGGAAGATGCCCAATGGAAATTAGACGGGGAAGAGCGAGCGAATGTGCTAAGTGCACTAGCTTATTTTAGCGATCCAGAAGATTTAGTACCGGATCATATTCCAGCACTAGGCTTTTTAGATGATGCGATTATGATTGAGTTAGTTGTAGAAGATTTACAAGACGATATCGAAGCATTTGAAGAGTTTTGTGCATACCGCGAACGAGAGCAAGGCCGTGCCGGCGATAAAGAAATTACCACAGAAGATTGGCTAGACTCAAAACGCAGAGAGTTGCATAGCCGTATGCGTAATCGCCGCAGCTCACGACGCAGTGGACGTTCAGGCTTCCGCTCAATTTTCTAG
- the rpoE gene encoding RNA polymerase sigma factor RpoE has protein sequence MSEQLIDQELVERVQRGDKGAFNLLVTKYQSKVSSLVGRHVKNQADVPDIVQEAFIKAYRALPNFRGESAFYTWLYRIAVNCSKNHLVAGSRKPPSSDVEVEDAEFYEGGDALRENASPERMLLTDEIKRVVFETMEQLPEDLRLAINFREIEGLSYEEIATIMECPVGTVRSRIFRARDAIDKKISPLLKR, from the coding sequence ATGAGCGAACAGTTAATCGATCAGGAATTGGTCGAGAGAGTACAACGTGGAGACAAAGGGGCTTTTAATTTACTGGTTACTAAGTATCAATCAAAAGTCTCTAGCTTGGTTGGACGTCATGTCAAAAATCAGGCTGATGTGCCAGATATTGTACAAGAAGCGTTTATCAAAGCGTATCGGGCACTACCTAACTTTCGTGGGGAAAGTGCGTTTTATACCTGGTTATACCGAATCGCTGTCAACTGCTCAAAAAACCATTTGGTTGCGGGTAGTCGCAAACCACCTAGCTCTGATGTTGAGGTGGAAGACGCCGAGTTTTATGAAGGCGGCGATGCATTAAGAGAAAATGCTTCACCTGAGCGTATGCTGTTAACTGATGAGATCAAACGAGTTGTGTTTGAAACCATGGAGCAGCTACCGGAAGATTTACGTTTAGCCATTAACTTTCGTGAGATTGAAGGGCTAAGCTATGAAGAAATTGCGACCATTATGGAATGCCCTGTGGGTACTGTAAGGTCAAGAATTTTCCGAGCGCGTGATGCAATAGATAAAAAGATTAGCCCCCTGCTTAAGCGGTAG
- a CDS encoding peroxidase family protein produces MKKTGFNYTALAVCLALTGCGGSSDSETSTNSSSNALPLVDAGARQDVDERSFVTLSGTATDAEGEVSFVWQQVSGTPVNLNNTNTLTPSFRAPATTNDESLVFRLTVTDSDNASSSDEVSIQVSDRRASPQGINENAQDRRNQANNNRRNDPRFVNNREVRTIDGSFNNQTNTLWGSSFSHLARWAVADYEDGIASLAGAARPSARVVSNNIHAQEDGEIIPNTFGTSDFLWQWGQFLDHDIGVTDGVEEAADIAVPRGDTYFDPRGTGEQTILFSRALFDHNTGTDQSNPREQENELTAWIDGSMIYGSDDERALALRVSEQSPYLATSEGNLLPFNITGQTNANAFGVDDAQLFLAGDIRANEQVGLAVMHTLWVREHNRIATDMAQANPDASGEQIYQAARRLVIAKIQIITYQEYLPALIGEDAISDYRGYNAAVNPGLFNEFAVAAYRYGHSLVNNQLLRLDAQGNSIEAGALSLRDAFFTAPNLLTNETSIDPILRGQASQLSQKLDVNVTHELRNFLFGKPGAGGLDLVSLNIQRGRDHGVPSYNDMRDVFGLERFTSFSEITSNSELAAALAQTYETVDDIDLFTGGLAEDPLSEVGSQMGELFRAMHIRQFEAFRDGDRFWYQRYLSPEELRLVEGTTLAEVIRANTSIGSELQDNVFYLKSN; encoded by the coding sequence ATGAAAAAAACAGGTTTTAATTATACCGCATTGGCAGTGTGTTTAGCGCTAACAGGGTGTGGTGGTAGCAGCGACAGCGAGACAAGTACAAATAGCAGCAGTAATGCGTTACCCCTTGTTGATGCAGGCGCGAGACAAGACGTTGATGAGCGCAGCTTTGTTACTTTATCAGGCACTGCTACTGATGCTGAAGGGGAAGTGAGCTTTGTTTGGCAACAGGTTTCGGGCACACCTGTTAATTTAAACAACACCAATACACTCACCCCAAGTTTTCGCGCACCTGCAACTACCAATGATGAGAGTTTAGTGTTTAGGCTAACCGTCACTGATAGCGACAATGCCAGCTCGTCAGATGAGGTTAGCATACAGGTTAGCGATCGAAGAGCCTCGCCACAGGGGATTAACGAGAATGCTCAAGACAGGAGAAATCAGGCAAATAACAATAGACGCAATGACCCTCGTTTTGTTAATAACCGCGAAGTCAGAACGATTGATGGCTCTTTCAACAATCAAACAAATACGCTTTGGGGCTCTTCATTTAGCCATTTAGCGCGTTGGGCAGTCGCGGACTATGAAGATGGTATTGCTTCATTAGCAGGAGCTGCTCGTCCAAGTGCTAGGGTTGTGTCGAATAATATTCATGCTCAAGAAGATGGTGAGATCATACCAAATACTTTTGGTACCTCAGATTTTCTTTGGCAGTGGGGGCAATTTCTTGACCATGACATTGGCGTTACTGATGGTGTTGAAGAAGCCGCTGATATTGCTGTGCCGCGTGGCGACACCTATTTCGACCCTCGCGGTACTGGCGAACAAACAATTCTATTCTCGCGGGCCTTGTTTGATCACAACACTGGTACTGACCAAAGCAATCCGCGTGAACAAGAAAATGAGCTTACGGCCTGGATCGATGGCAGCATGATCTACGGCTCAGATGACGAACGTGCACTTGCATTGCGGGTAAGTGAACAGAGCCCTTATTTGGCGACTAGCGAAGGTAACTTGCTACCTTTTAATATTACTGGGCAGACCAACGCTAATGCCTTTGGTGTTGACGATGCACAGCTGTTCTTAGCGGGGGATATTCGTGCCAATGAACAGGTTGGCCTAGCGGTTATGCATACATTATGGGTGCGTGAGCACAACCGCATTGCTACTGATATGGCGCAGGCGAACCCTGATGCCAGTGGTGAGCAAATATATCAAGCGGCAAGGCGACTAGTAATCGCGAAAATTCAGATTATCACCTACCAAGAATACTTACCGGCGCTCATTGGAGAGGACGCAATTAGTGACTATCGTGGCTACAATGCGGCGGTAAACCCTGGCCTATTCAATGAGTTTGCAGTTGCGGCTTATCGCTATGGCCATTCATTAGTTAACAATCAACTGCTGCGCCTAGATGCTCAAGGCAATAGCATTGAGGCTGGCGCTTTATCATTGCGTGATGCCTTTTTTACCGCCCCTAACTTGCTGACTAATGAAACAAGCATAGACCCTATTTTGAGAGGTCAGGCGAGTCAACTTAGTCAAAAACTTGATGTTAATGTAACCCATGAACTGCGAAATTTTTTGTTTGGAAAGCCGGGAGCGGGAGGCTTAGATCTGGTTTCACTTAACATTCAACGTGGACGAGATCATGGGGTGCCATCGTACAACGATATGCGAGATGTGTTTGGTCTTGAACGCTTTACCAGCTTCAGTGAAATCACTTCAAACTCTGAGCTTGCAGCAGCGCTGGCGCAAACATATGAAACGGTTGACGATATTGATTTGTTTACTGGTGGACTGGCTGAAGACCCGCTTAGCGAAGTCGGCTCACAAATGGGAGAGTTATTCCGTGCCATGCACATTCGCCAGTTTGAAGCCTTTCGAGACGGCGATCGCTTTTGGTATCAGCGTTACTTGTCGCCAGAAGAGTTAAGGTTAGTAGAAGGCACGACTTTAGCCGAAGTTATTCGAGCCAATACCAGTATAGGCAGTGAGCTTCAAGACAATGTTTTTTATCTAAAAAGCAACTAA
- the ygfZ gene encoding tRNA-modifying protein YgfZ, with protein MGVLTSQNEQVIIEIGITPIEIKSWYSLVFFESAYTCISNLIFCINHQMSSALPNLSTLHPNFMMPLPQLSAIKLAGEEQQKYLQGQVTCDVNEQHVHSLQHGAHCDAKGKVLSVFRLMTHQGALLLVQPENSVKSSLAELQKFGVFAKVEISQATELTFTCLVGEDVSQQLANKIGSLPDALTPVVTHQGASIVYLAGKITRYLVVASAEEGEQLLGTIQAKQIDYRAWQLLEINEGFPQLNESTVAKYVPQMLNLDKLDGISFTKGCYLGQETVARMQYLGKNKKMMALLTGHSETTLASAIGFEKQMAENWRTGGDVLASYQADTGELYIQAVVANELSDSDVLRVKDNDSVKLVLTALPYDNTQNADE; from the coding sequence GTGGGTGTTTTAACCAGCCAGAATGAGCAAGTCATTATTGAAATTGGTATCACACCAATTGAAATAAAGTCATGGTATTCGCTTGTTTTTTTTGAATCTGCCTATACTTGTATTTCAAACCTAATTTTCTGCATTAATCACCAAATGAGCTCAGCACTACCGAACCTTTCGACACTGCACCCAAATTTTATGATGCCACTGCCGCAATTGTCTGCGATCAAACTTGCCGGTGAAGAGCAGCAAAAGTACTTACAAGGGCAAGTCACTTGTGACGTTAATGAACAACATGTTCACAGCTTGCAGCACGGTGCCCATTGCGATGCCAAAGGTAAAGTGTTGTCAGTATTTAGGCTAATGACACACCAAGGTGCTTTGTTACTTGTTCAGCCTGAAAACTCAGTCAAAAGTTCACTTGCAGAATTACAAAAATTTGGTGTATTTGCCAAAGTAGAGATTAGCCAAGCAACAGAACTCACCTTTACTTGCCTGGTTGGCGAAGATGTGAGCCAACAACTAGCCAACAAAATTGGCAGCTTACCTGACGCCCTAACTCCGGTTGTTACGCATCAGGGCGCCAGTATCGTTTACTTGGCTGGCAAAATTACTCGTTATTTAGTTGTTGCTAGCGCTGAAGAGGGCGAACAACTGCTAGGCACAATTCAGGCAAAACAGATTGATTACCGTGCATGGCAGCTATTGGAGATTAACGAAGGGTTTCCACAACTTAATGAGAGCACAGTAGCTAAGTACGTTCCACAAATGCTAAACCTAGATAAACTCGACGGCATTAGCTTTACAAAAGGCTGCTACTTAGGCCAAGAAACTGTCGCCCGCATGCAGTATTTAGGCAAAAACAAAAAAATGATGGCACTGTTAACAGGCCACAGCGAAACGACGCTCGCGTCAGCGATTGGCTTCGAAAAACAAATGGCTGAAAACTGGCGTACTGGCGGAGATGTACTTGCTAGCTACCAAGCCGATACTGGTGAGCTTTATATTCAGGCCGTTGTTGCCAATGAACTATCTGACAGCGACGTGCTTAGGGTCAAAGATAACGACAGTGTTAAACTTGTTTTAACCGCACTACCATACGACAACACACAGAATGCAGATGAATAA